The following is a genomic window from Prevotella sp. E13-17.
GTCAGCAGGTGTTGAGACAATATGTCTCAGAGGCCGAGGTGCTGACGCTCGACGGTAATGGACGTTTTCTGATTCCTAAGCGCTATCTGCAAATGGCAGAGATCGAGCAGTCGGTGCGCTTCATTGGCATGAATGATGCCATTGAGATATGGGCTGCAGAGAAAGCGACAGAGCCCTTCATGAGTCAGGAAGAGTTCGCTCAGAAACTGAAGCAAATCATGCATAACGGTGCGGAAGGAAGATGATTAAAACAGCTGACACATATCATGTTTCTGTTCTGTTGAAAGAAAGTGTAGAAGGATTGGCCATCCAGTCAGGCGGCGTCTATGTTGACGTGACATTTGGCGGAGGCGGTCATTCGCGTGAAATCCTTCAACATCTGTCTGCAGAGGGTCATCTGTACAGTTTCGATCAAGATGCTGATGCGGAAAACAATATCGTTGCTGATGACAGGTTTACCTTTGTGAGAAGTAATTTCAGGTATCTCAAGAACTGGATGCGCTATTACGGCGTTGAAGAGATAGATGGCCTGTTGGCAGACTTAGGGGTGTCGTCGCACCATTTTGATGATGCCGAGCGCGGTTTCTCGTTTCGTTTCGATGCACCGCTCGATATGCGAATGAACAAACGTGCAGGAATGACGGCTGCCGATGTGGTGAATGACTACGACGAACAGCGACTGGCCGACGTGCTTTACCTCTACGGCGAACTGAAGAATGCTCGCAAGATTGCTGCCGTGTTGGTGAAAGCGCGCATGCAGCAGCGGATAGAGACCACAGGGCAGTTGATGCAGGTGACAGAGAAGCTGTTTCAGCGAGAGCGCGAGAAAAAAGAAATGACTAAATTGTTTCAGGCTCTGCGCATAGAGGTGAACCACGAGATGGATGCCCTGCGTGAGATGCTGATGGGGGCATGCGAGATACTGAAGCCAGGAGGGCGGTTGAGCGTGATTACCTATCACTCGCTGGAAGACAGAATCGTGAAGAATGTGATGCGCACAGGCAATGCCGAAGGGCGACAAGAGCAGGACTTCTTTGGAAGGGTGAAAAGTCCGTTACACCTTATTAATAATAAAGTGACGACCCCATCTGCTGAGGAGCTGGAAAATAACCCTCGAAGTCGAAGCGCAAAATTAAGAATCGCAGAGAAAATTTAAAAATAACATAATTCGGAATGAAAAACAATGACGGAACCACAGTATCCGACATGGAGCTAATCATTGAAGAAACGCCCACCGAGGAGAAAGCTGATGTAGAAGACAGAACATCGTCGGCCTATGAGCAGTTGAAAGAACGTGCTACCGAGGACGATGACGACATGACTGGTACGCTGACGCTGCGCCAGATTCTGGGTGGTGACCATCTGTTGGTGCTGGTGCGCCATCATGTGTGGCTCATTCTGTTGATTATGCTGCTGACAACAGTCTATGTGGGTTTCCGCTATCAATGTCAGAAAGACGTGATCGAGATCAGCGACTTGGAGAAAGTGCTGACCGACGCAAAATATAAGGCACTGGCCAGTTCAAGTAGCTTGACTGAGCTGTGCCGACAGAGTAACGTGTTGAAGGTGCTGCGTGAGAATAATGACTCACTGCTGAAAATCAGCGACCAGCCCCCTTATATTATTAACATCCCAGAAGATTAAAGCAGAGTCGTGAGCAGGTTTAACAAAGAAAAGGTAATGCCGCGTTATTTCGCCATTGCTGTGGTGTTGACGCTGATAGGTCTGGCAGTGATATTCAAGGCCGGCTATACCATGACTGTGGGCAGAAGCTACTGGGAGGTGGTGGCCAATCGTCTGAAAAGTGATAGCGACAGTGTGCGTCCGGACCGCGGTAATATCCTGAGCAGCGACGGCCAGCTGTTGGCCAGCAGTATTCCTGAATACATGATATTCATGGACTTTCAGCCTGGCGACCGTGAGGATACTGCGTGGACCCATAAGCGCGATTCTGTGTATTACAGTAAACTGGATAGTCTCTGCTGTGGACTGCATGACATCTTCCCCGAATGGACTGCAGAGAAGTTCAAGGAACGACTGGAGGAAGGCCATCATAAGAAGCTACGTGACGGCACTACGGGTGCTCGTCACTGGAAGATATATCCCAAGCGCATCAGTTATAACACCTATTGCGAGGTGTTGCAGTTGCCTTATTTCAACCTGCCGAAGAACAAGTACGGCTTTCATGCCGAACCCTTTGTGGCACGCCGACGTCCCTTCGGTTCATTGGCCGAACGTACCATTGGCGATATCCGAAGCTTTGAAGGCGGAAAGGATACGGCCCGCTTTGGTATCGAGCTGACTTACGACTCGATTCTGCGAGGTCAGGTGGGCATCCGTCGTAAGCAGAAAGTGCTGAATCGCATGGTGCCTTTTGTCGTCAAATCACCTGTGGCGGGTGCCGACATCATTACTACCATTGATGTGGGTATGCAGGACCTGGCTGAACAGGCTCTGATTGAAGAACTGAAGAAATGGGAAGCTTCAATGGGTGTCGTCATCCTCATGGAGGTGAAAACCGGTAATGTGAAAGCGATTGTCAACATGCGTCGTGGTTCGGATGGCGAGTACTATGAGCGTTTCAACGATGCCATCAGCTATCGTTGTGAGCCAGGTTCGGTATTCAAGGTAGCCTCGTTTTTGGTGGCATTCGATGATGGCGTGATAGACACCACCTATACGATAGATACCGGATGCGGTATCATGCAGATGCATGGAGCCAAGATGAAGGACCATAACTGGCACCGTGGTGGCTATGGCGTGATTAACGCTGCCCGTACGTTGGAGGTAAGTAGTAACATCGGCGTGAGCTATGTGATAGACAAATTCTACGGCAAGAATCCCACAAAATACGTAGAGGGACTCTACCGTGTGGGCATCGGCCAAGATCTGGAGCTCCCCATTGTGGGTTATGCTCCGCCAAAGATACGCATGCCGAATACCAAGACCACGAAACGCTCAGACTACTGGAGCAAGACCACTCTGCCATGGATGAGTATCGGTTATGAGACGCAGATTGCGCCTATCAACACAGTGACGTTCTATAATGCGATTGCCAATAATGGTAAGATGATGCGTCCACGCTTCGTCGAGAAAATCGTGAAAGATGGTCAGGTGATCTACGAGACACATCCTGAGGTTATCAAGGAGCGCATCGCTAAACCGTCGGCTGTCAAGATGATGCAGACCGTGTTGCGCCATGTGGTCAGTCAGGGCTTAGGCAAGAGGGCAGGTTCGCACTCATTCCAGGTGTCGGGTAAGACAGGTACGGCACAGGTGGCAAAGGCTGGCGGCTATAAGAGTGGTGTGGTGGACTACTGGCTGTCGTTCTGTGGTTACTTCCCATCCGACAATCCTCAGTACAGCTGTATCGTCTGTCTGAAAAAATCGGGGCTGCCCGCCTCTGGCGGAGCTATGTCGGGCGCAGTGTTCCATAACATCTCTGAGGGTGTGATGGCCAAGAGTCTGAAGCTGAGGGTGGAGGATGCCCGCGACTCCTTGTCTGTGTTTATCCCCGACGTGAAGGGTGGCAATGTGAAGAATGCAAAGTTTGTGCTTGAGCAACTGGGCATACACACGGGCGAGATGAAGTTTGAGACAACAAAGAGTGTGCCTCACCAAATGCCAAACACCATTGGTATGGGTGCGCGGGATGCTGTTTATGCTGTTGAAAGGCAGGGCATCAAGGCGCGGGTGAAAGGCAAAGGTCGCGTGGTGCGCCAAAGCATTGCGCCGGGCAGTCGTCTGAAGGATGGCATGATATGCACTCTGGAGTTGAACTAACAAGGAAAAAAAGAAGAAATAAGATATGAAACTGAAAGACATTATTAAGTGTATTGCGATAAACAAGGTGGAAGGCAATGCCGATATCGACATTGTGGATATCGACATTGATTCGCATAAGGTTGCTGCCGGTCATCTGTTTGTGGCTATCAAGGGTACGCAGACCGACGGTCATCAGTATATTGCGAAAGCGATAGAACTGGGCGCTTCGGCTGTGCTTTGCGAGGAGATGCCTGCAGAGCTGGATCCACATGTATGCTATGTGCAGGTGGATTCGACAGAAGCTGCTGTCGGACCTGTGGCTACAACATTCCAGGGTGATCCTACCTCGAAGGTGAAACTGGTGGGCGTGACGGGTACCAACGGCAAGACAACCATCGCCACCTTATTATATAATATGTTCCGTAAGCTGGGCTATAAGTGTGGTCTGCTGTCAACGGTATGTAACTATATTGAAGATGAGGCTGTGCCTGCCAGTCATACCACCCCCGATCCCATCGAACTGAACCGACTGTTGAAACGCATGGTCGATGCAGGTTGCCAGTACGTGTTCATGGAATGCTCGAGCCATGCCATTGCTCAGCAGCGTATTGGTGGGCTGAAGTTTGCCGGTGGCGTGTTTACCAATCTGACACGCGACCATCTGGACTACCATAAGACGGTGGAGAACTATCGCAATGCCAAAAAACAATTCTTCGATATGTTGCCAAAGGGTGCTTTTGCCATTACCAATGCCGACGATAAAAACGGCATGTTTATGGTTCAGAACACCAAGGCCGAAGTGAAAACTTACTCTACTCGACAGATGGCTGACTTCCGTGGGCGTATCATAGAGTGTCACTTCGAGGGTATGTATCTGGAAATTGACGGTCGTGAAGTGGGGGTACAGTTTATCGGAAAGTTTAATGTGAGCAATCTGCTGGCAGTCTATGGTGCTGCCGTGATGCTGGGACAGAAACCTGAGGATGTGCTGTTGGTGCTGAGCACGCTGAAGAGCGTGGCTGGCAGACTGGAGCCCATCCACTCGCCAGAGGGATTTACAGCTATTGTTGACTATGCCCACACACCTGATGCACTGGAGAACGTGTTGAAGGCCATCCACGAGGTGATGGACGGAAAAGAAGGTAAGATTATCACGGTTTGTGGTGCCGGTGGAAACCGCGACAAGGGCAAGCGCCCGTTGATGGCGCAGGAAGCCGTGAAACAGAGCGATCGCGTGATTATCACCAGCGATAACCCTCGTTTCGAGGATCCACAAGATATCATCAATGATATGCTGGCGGGTCTCGACCAAAAGCAGATGAAGAAGGTGGTGAGCATCGTGGATCGAAAAGAGGCTATCAAGACAGCTGTGATGCTGGCCGAAAAGGGTGACGTCATCTTGATTGCGGGTAAGGGCCATGAGGACTATCAGGAAGTGAAGGGCGTGAAACACCATTTCGATGACCGCGAGGTGGTGAGAGAAATCTTTGGCATTTAATCTTCAAACGAATATCTCGAAAATAGTATGCTATATTATATTTTTAGATTCTTAGAACAATACAATATCCCGGGGGCGCATCTGTGGAGCTATATCTCTTTTCGCGCGCTGTTAGCCCTGATCTTATCACTGGTTATCTCGGCATGGTTTGGCGAGTTCTTTATCAAATGGATGAAGCGCCGAAAGATTTTTGAAACCGAGCGTGACCCGGCTATCGATCCCTTCGGTGTGGAGAAGAAGGGCGTGCCAACGATGGGCGGCATCATCATTATCGTGTCTATCCTGGTGCCGGTATTGCTGTTGGGACGTATCAGAAATATCTATCTCATCCTGATGGTGGTTACCACGGTATGGTTGGGCTTTCTGGGTTTTATGGATGATTATATCAAGATTTTCCGTAGAAATAAAGAAGGACTGAAGGGAAAATATAAGATAGTAGGACAGGTGTCTATCGGTTTTATTGTAGGACTGACGCTTTATCTGAGCCCCGATGTGGTGATAAGAGAGAATATCTCAACACCTGTTAAGAACAAAGTGGAACTGGTGAAACACGAGACGGTGGCTCATAAGTCTCTGAAGACAACGGTGCCCTTTACCAAGCATCATAACCTCAGCTATTCGGAGCTGATGTCGTTCGTGGGAAAACATAAGGTGGCTGCAGGTTGGATCTTGTTTGTGGTGATGACAATCCTTGTGGTGACGGCTGTATCCAATGGCGCCAACCTGAATGATGGCATGGACGGTATGTGTGCCGGTAACTCGGCCATCGTCGGAGTGGCACTCGGTATCTTGGCCTATGTGTCATCGCATGTTGGATTCGCCTCTTATTTCGACATCATGTTTATTCCACGCAGTGAGGAACTGGTCGTGTTCTTGTGCGCCTTTGTGGGCGCCATGATTGGCTTCCTCTGGTACAACGCCTTTCCTGCTCAAATCTTTATGGGCGACACGGGCTCGTTGACCATCGGCGGCGTGATTGGTGTGGCTGCTGTGATTATACATAAAGAACTGCTGTTGCCTATCCTCTGTGGCATATTCTTTGTGGAGAGCCTCAGTGTGATCATTCAGACGCAGTGGTTCAAGTTCATGAAGAAAAAAGGACAGCGTGTGCGTGTGTTCCGCGCAACGCCGATACATGATAATTTCAGAAAACTTGATTCGCAGTTGGATCAGACCTCGCGCTATATCCTGAAAGGGTGGCCCCATCGTCCATTCCATGAGTCAAAGATTACTATCCGCTTCTGGATAACAACGATTATTCTGGCAGCGTTAACGATTATAACATTGAAGATACGATGAAGAGAATTGTAGTACTGGGTGCAGGCGAAAGTGGCGCAGGAGCTGCTGTGCTGGCAAAGAAAGAGGGTTTTGACGTATTCGTTTCGGATATGTCGTGCATCGGTGAGCGTTATAAGAAGATGCTCAACGACCATCAGATAGTATGGGAAGAGGGACAGCATACCGAGGAAAAGATACTGAATGCTGATGAGATCATTAAAAGCCCTGGTATTCCTGAGAATGCACCAATGGTGAAGAAAGCGGTGGAACGTCATATACCGATCATCAGTGAGATTGAGTTTGCCGGAAGATATACCAAATCAAAGATGATTTGTATTACGGGTTCTAATGGCAAAACCACTACGACCTCTTTGATTTATCATATTTTCAAGGAGGCTGGCTATGATGTTGGCTTGGCTGGAAATATCGGTAACTCGCTGGCACTGCAGGTGGCAGAGGATCCACATGCTTACTATGTGATCGAACTGTCATCATTCCAGTTGGATAATATGTACGACTTCCATGCCAACATTGCTATCTTGCTGAACATCACTCCCGACCATCTGGATCGATATAACTTCGAGATGCAGAACTATGTTGATGCCAAGATGCGTATTCTGCAAAACCAGACTGCCGAAGATGCCTTCATCTACTGGAACGAT
Proteins encoded in this region:
- a CDS encoding UDP-N-acetylmuramoyl-L-alanyl-D-glutamate--2,6-diaminopimelate ligase; translation: MKLKDIIKCIAINKVEGNADIDIVDIDIDSHKVAAGHLFVAIKGTQTDGHQYIAKAIELGASAVLCEEMPAELDPHVCYVQVDSTEAAVGPVATTFQGDPTSKVKLVGVTGTNGKTTIATLLYNMFRKLGYKCGLLSTVCNYIEDEAVPASHTTPDPIELNRLLKRMVDAGCQYVFMECSSHAIAQQRIGGLKFAGGVFTNLTRDHLDYHKTVENYRNAKKQFFDMLPKGAFAITNADDKNGMFMVQNTKAEVKTYSTRQMADFRGRIIECHFEGMYLEIDGREVGVQFIGKFNVSNLLAVYGAAVMLGQKPEDVLLVLSTLKSVAGRLEPIHSPEGFTAIVDYAHTPDALENVLKAIHEVMDGKEGKIITVCGAGGNRDKGKRPLMAQEAVKQSDRVIITSDNPRFEDPQDIINDMLAGLDQKQMKKVVSIVDRKEAIKTAVMLAEKGDVILIAGKGHEDYQEVKGVKHHFDDREVVREIFGI
- the mraZ gene encoding division/cell wall cluster transcriptional repressor MraZ; protein product: MRFLGNIEAKTDAKGRVFLPATFRKVLQAAGDEVLVMRKDVHQKCLVLYPESTWNRRMDALLERISEWDDMGQQVLRQYVSEAEVLTLDGNGRFLIPKRYLQMAEIEQSVRFIGMNDAIEIWAAEKATEPFMSQEEFAQKLKQIMHNGAEGR
- the rsmH gene encoding 16S rRNA (cytosine(1402)-N(4))-methyltransferase RsmH produces the protein MIKTADTYHVSVLLKESVEGLAIQSGGVYVDVTFGGGGHSREILQHLSAEGHLYSFDQDADAENNIVADDRFTFVRSNFRYLKNWMRYYGVEEIDGLLADLGVSSHHFDDAERGFSFRFDAPLDMRMNKRAGMTAADVVNDYDEQRLADVLYLYGELKNARKIAAVLVKARMQQRIETTGQLMQVTEKLFQREREKKEMTKLFQALRIEVNHEMDALREMLMGACEILKPGGRLSVITYHSLEDRIVKNVMRTGNAEGRQEQDFFGRVKSPLHLINNKVTTPSAEELENNPRSRSAKLRIAEKI
- a CDS encoding FtsL-like putative cell division protein; its protein translation is MKNNDGTTVSDMELIIEETPTEEKADVEDRTSSAYEQLKERATEDDDDMTGTLTLRQILGGDHLLVLVRHHVWLILLIMLLTTVYVGFRYQCQKDVIEISDLEKVLTDAKYKALASSSSLTELCRQSNVLKVLRENNDSLLKISDQPPYIINIPED
- a CDS encoding penicillin-binding protein, whose protein sequence is MSRFNKEKVMPRYFAIAVVLTLIGLAVIFKAGYTMTVGRSYWEVVANRLKSDSDSVRPDRGNILSSDGQLLASSIPEYMIFMDFQPGDREDTAWTHKRDSVYYSKLDSLCCGLHDIFPEWTAEKFKERLEEGHHKKLRDGTTGARHWKIYPKRISYNTYCEVLQLPYFNLPKNKYGFHAEPFVARRRPFGSLAERTIGDIRSFEGGKDTARFGIELTYDSILRGQVGIRRKQKVLNRMVPFVVKSPVAGADIITTIDVGMQDLAEQALIEELKKWEASMGVVILMEVKTGNVKAIVNMRRGSDGEYYERFNDAISYRCEPGSVFKVASFLVAFDDGVIDTTYTIDTGCGIMQMHGAKMKDHNWHRGGYGVINAARTLEVSSNIGVSYVIDKFYGKNPTKYVEGLYRVGIGQDLELPIVGYAPPKIRMPNTKTTKRSDYWSKTTLPWMSIGYETQIAPINTVTFYNAIANNGKMMRPRFVEKIVKDGQVIYETHPEVIKERIAKPSAVKMMQTVLRHVVSQGLGKRAGSHSFQVSGKTGTAQVAKAGGYKSGVVDYWLSFCGYFPSDNPQYSCIVCLKKSGLPASGGAMSGAVFHNISEGVMAKSLKLRVEDARDSLSVFIPDVKGGNVKNAKFVLEQLGIHTGEMKFETTKSVPHQMPNTIGMGARDAVYAVERQGIKARVKGKGRVVRQSIAPGSRLKDGMICTLELN
- a CDS encoding phospho-N-acetylmuramoyl-pentapeptide-transferase produces the protein MLYYIFRFLEQYNIPGAHLWSYISFRALLALILSLVISAWFGEFFIKWMKRRKIFETERDPAIDPFGVEKKGVPTMGGIIIIVSILVPVLLLGRIRNIYLILMVVTTVWLGFLGFMDDYIKIFRRNKEGLKGKYKIVGQVSIGFIVGLTLYLSPDVVIRENISTPVKNKVELVKHETVAHKSLKTTVPFTKHHNLSYSELMSFVGKHKVAAGWILFVVMTILVVTAVSNGANLNDGMDGMCAGNSAIVGVALGILAYVSSHVGFASYFDIMFIPRSEELVVFLCAFVGAMIGFLWYNAFPAQIFMGDTGSLTIGGVIGVAAVIIHKELLLPILCGIFFVESLSVIIQTQWFKFMKKKGQRVRVFRATPIHDNFRKLDSQLDQTSRYILKGWPHRPFHESKITIRFWITTIILAALTIITLKIR